A stretch of the Rhinoderma darwinii isolate aRhiDar2 chromosome 3, aRhiDar2.hap1, whole genome shotgun sequence genome encodes the following:
- the LOC142750517 gene encoding nodal homolog 3-A-like — translation MAMKNIFYFMCISLVSGRPFHPPRDLPGASNHPHGVKIPLYMINLYQTLMENNKNNHRAENHILQESDTVQSLTAKNFTVEDNRWSLTFDLSSISRNDELRMVELQVHLPPLTKSKNVTVDIYHVNNDQDKLFIGSVTTNIPSKQDSSWTTFNVTEMMENSLLWGKNLTNHGDGDVKSVEMSEHEIKKRDVPLHEISTDQAIIVFFTKHKSFSKPETPSLIKKLAENIISMAAFRRHKRTKSESQQTTPSNIDPIVVEQNKPSYRKMDSVVDTKKITSKYKIHPSLRGPVLLY, via the exons ATGGCTATGAAGAACATCTTCTATTTCATGTGCATCTCCTTGGTATCAGGAAGACCTTTTCATCCACCAAGAGATCTTCCAGGAGCTAGCAACCATCCTCATGGGGTTAAGATCCCTTTGTACATGATAAATCTTTATCAAACCCTCATggaaaataataagaataatcaCAGGGCAGAAAATCACATCTTACAAGAGTCGGATACCGTCCAGAGTCTTACGGCAAAGA atttCACTGTGGAAGATAATCGGTGGTCGCTGACTTTTGACCTCTCTTCGATCTCTCGAAATGACGAGCTACGAATGGTTGAGCTCCAGGTTCATCTTCCACCTTTAACAAAATCCAAAAATGTTACAGTGGACATCTATCATGTCAACAATGACCAAGACAAACTTTTCATAGGATCAGTCACAACAAATATACCCAGTAAACAGGATTCTTCCTGGACAACGTTCAATGTCACTGAGATGATGGAGAATAGTCTTCTGTGGGGAAAGAACTTGACCAACCATGGAGATGGAGATGTGAAGTCAGTAGAGATGTCTGAACATGAGATCAAGAAGCGGGATGTTCCTCTCCATGAAATCAGCACAGATCAAGCAATCATTGTGTTCTTTACTAAGCATAAGTCATTTTCTAAACCTGAAACTCCCAGCCTTATCAAAAAATTGGCGGAGAACATTATCTCGATGGCTGCATTTCGTAGACACAAAAGGACCAAAAGTGAGAGCCAACAAACCACTCCAAGCAACATCGACCCCATTGTAGTGGAACAGAACAAACCTTCCTATAGAAAAATGGACAGTGTAGTAGACACCAAGAAAATTACttcaaaatataaaatacatcccagtctGAGGGGACCTGTCCTGCTCTACTAA